One Helianthus annuus cultivar XRQ/B chromosome 7, HanXRQr2.0-SUNRISE, whole genome shotgun sequence genomic region harbors:
- the LOC110869228 gene encoding WD repeat-containing protein 44 isoform X1 yields the protein MLASNPDQQQDYPFFDALSHHDSLYNAFHYHLWLTTPTSVKHRKKHFLKFMMNLTLQHHHHENQSDDQRIIESSSSDAVLRDDEDEISSLNSDDAAASRDNFICNQQGCKQIEDSSSPLLQKLVHRQIKVAGTMPTTLLNKLKTQCLTRLRSMACLVDPQRTRFHDDFRDAARTRVQRVKVRQYKKQLKELSAVFIGQDIQAHQGSILTMKFSQDARYLATSGEDGVVRIWRVVEDDRSNDTDIPDMDPSCIYFTVNPLSEISPLVAEKHKLSMLKTLRKTSDSACVIVPPKVFRILEKPVHEFHGHKGEVLDLSWSSHNLLLSSSVDQTVCLWRVGSDQCIKVFPHSNYVTCVQFNPVDDTYFISGSIDGKVRIWSIGSSQVVDWTDIREIITAVTYNPDGKGGIIGSVTGCCRFFSLSDNQFQLEASVCLNSKKKWACKRIIGFQFCPQDASKVMVTCADSHVRILHGINVIGKYKGQRNGGNQVCASFTSDGKHIVSACEDSNIYIWKCNNEKEDQEKTVRSFESFSSDASVVLPWCGLKENGWNLQDGSFSPGYFSLGPESINQKGSATWPEEKLPASNSPLCKSQYNFFKSCWRRSAGCHLWGLVIVTAGWDGHIRSFLNYGLPVTL from the exons ATGCTTGCCTCTAACCCAGACCAACAACAAGATTATCCTTTTTTTGATGCTTTATCTCACCATGATTCCCTCTATAACGCTTTCCATTACCATCTTTGGCTTACCACTCCCACAAGCGTTAAACATCGAAAGAAACACTTTCTTAAATTCATGATGAATTTAACCttacaacatcatcatcatgaaAACCAATCAGATGATCAGAGGATTATAGAATCATCCAGTAGTGATGCTGTCTTGagagatgatgaagatgaaatCTCCTCTCTTAATTCTGATGATGCTGCTGCATCAAGGGACAATTTCATTTGTAATCAACAGGGATGTAAACAGATTGAAGATTCATCTTCTCCACTGCTTCAGAAACTTGTACACAGACAAATCAAGGTTGCTGGCACTATGCCTACAACCCTCCTCAACAAACTCAAAACTCAATGCTTGACTCGATTACGCTCTATGGCATGTCTTGTCGACCCTCAACGAACAAGATTTCATGATGATTTTAGGGACGCTGCTAGAACCAGGGTTCAACGGGTCAAGGTCCGCCAATATAAGAAACAGCTCAAGGAACTCTCTGCTGTTTTCATTGGACAAGATATCCAAGCTCATCAAGGTTCCATTTTGACCATGAAATTTAGTCAAGACGCCCGATATCTTGCTACTTCTGGAGAAGATGGGGTTGTCAGGATTTGGCGAGTTGTGGAAGATGATAGATCCAATGATACTGACATTCCAGATATGGATCCTTCTTGCATATACTTTACGGTTAATCCTCTTTCTGAAATTTCGCCTTTGGTGGCTGAAAAACACAAGTTGAGTATGCTGAAAACACTAAGAAAAACATCGGATTCGGCTTGTGTGATTGTTCCTCCAAAGGTGTTTCGGATACTGGAGAAGCCTGTTCATGAGTTCCATGGACACAAAGGTGAGGTCTTGGATCTCTCATGGTCCAGTCACAAT CTTCTGCTGTCATCATCGGTTGATCAAACGGTTTGTTTGTGGAGAGTTGGGAGCGATCAATGCATTAAAGTCTTTCCACACAGCAACTATG TGACATGTGTTCAGTTCAACCCTGTGGATGATACTTATTTCATAAGTGGGTCAATTGATGGGAAGGTTCGTATATGGTCTATTGGGTCTTCCCAGGTTGTTGATTGGACAGACATACGAGAAATAATCACTGCTGTCACTTACAATCCTGATGGAAAG GGTGGAATTATTGGATCGGTGACAGGCTGCTGCCGGTTTTTCAGTTTGTCAG ATAATCAGTTTCAACTGGAAGCTTCTGTTTGCTTAAATAGTAAAAAGAAGTGGGCTTGCAAGAGGATAATTGGCTTTCAG TTCTGTCCACAAGATGCAAGCAAAGTAATGGTCACATGTGCGGATTCCCATGTCAGAATTCTTCATGGGATCAACGTGATAGGCAAATACAAGG GCCAAAGAAACGGTGGGAACCAGGTATGTGCATCGTTCACGTCAGATGGGAAACACATAGTGTCAGCATGTGAAGACTCAAACATATATATATGGAAGTGTAATAATGAAAAGGAAGACCAGGAAAAGACAGTTAGGTCCTTTGAGTCTTTCTCGAGTGATGCATCAGTTGTGTTACCATGGTGTGGTCTGAAAGAAAATGGTTGGAACTTGCAAGATGGTTCATTTTCACCCGGTTACTTCTCTCTTGGTCCAGAGTCCATTAATCAAAAGGGGTCCGCCACCTGGCCTGAAGAAAAGCTTCCAGCCTCCAATTCTCCATTGTGTAAATCCCAATACAATTTTTTCAAATCATGTTGGCGGAGGTCGGCTGGATGTCATTTGTGGGGTCTGGTTATTGTAACCGCAGGGTGGGATGGACATATCAGATCGTTCCTCAACTATGGGTTGCCAGTAACGCTTTAA
- the LOC110869228 gene encoding WD repeat-containing protein 44 isoform X2, translated as MLASNPDQQQDYPFFDALSHHDSLYNAFHYHLWLTTPTSVKHRKKHFLKFMMNLTLQHHHHENQSDDQRIIESSSSDAVLRDDEDEISSLNSDDAAASRDNFICNQQGCKQIEDSSSPLLQKLVHRQIKVAGTMPTTLLNKLKTQCLTRLRSMACLVDPQRTRFHDDFRDAARTRVQRVKVRQYKKQLKELSAVFIGQDIQAHQGSILTMKFSQDARYLATSGEDGVVRIWRVVEDDRSNDTDIPDMDPSCIYFTVNPLSEISPLVAEKHKLSMLKTLRKTSDSACVIVPPKVFRILEKPVHEFHGHKGEVLDLSWSSHNLLLSSSVDQTVCLWRVGSDQCIKVFPHSNYDNQFQLEASVCLNSKKKWACKRIIGFQFCPQDASKVMVTCADSHVRILHGINVIGKYKGQRNGGNQVCASFTSDGKHIVSACEDSNIYIWKCNNEKEDQEKTVRSFESFSSDASVVLPWCGLKENGWNLQDGSFSPGYFSLGPESINQKGSATWPEEKLPASNSPLCKSQYNFFKSCWRRSAGCHLWGLVIVTAGWDGHIRSFLNYGLPVTL; from the exons ATGCTTGCCTCTAACCCAGACCAACAACAAGATTATCCTTTTTTTGATGCTTTATCTCACCATGATTCCCTCTATAACGCTTTCCATTACCATCTTTGGCTTACCACTCCCACAAGCGTTAAACATCGAAAGAAACACTTTCTTAAATTCATGATGAATTTAACCttacaacatcatcatcatgaaAACCAATCAGATGATCAGAGGATTATAGAATCATCCAGTAGTGATGCTGTCTTGagagatgatgaagatgaaatCTCCTCTCTTAATTCTGATGATGCTGCTGCATCAAGGGACAATTTCATTTGTAATCAACAGGGATGTAAACAGATTGAAGATTCATCTTCTCCACTGCTTCAGAAACTTGTACACAGACAAATCAAGGTTGCTGGCACTATGCCTACAACCCTCCTCAACAAACTCAAAACTCAATGCTTGACTCGATTACGCTCTATGGCATGTCTTGTCGACCCTCAACGAACAAGATTTCATGATGATTTTAGGGACGCTGCTAGAACCAGGGTTCAACGGGTCAAGGTCCGCCAATATAAGAAACAGCTCAAGGAACTCTCTGCTGTTTTCATTGGACAAGATATCCAAGCTCATCAAGGTTCCATTTTGACCATGAAATTTAGTCAAGACGCCCGATATCTTGCTACTTCTGGAGAAGATGGGGTTGTCAGGATTTGGCGAGTTGTGGAAGATGATAGATCCAATGATACTGACATTCCAGATATGGATCCTTCTTGCATATACTTTACGGTTAATCCTCTTTCTGAAATTTCGCCTTTGGTGGCTGAAAAACACAAGTTGAGTATGCTGAAAACACTAAGAAAAACATCGGATTCGGCTTGTGTGATTGTTCCTCCAAAGGTGTTTCGGATACTGGAGAAGCCTGTTCATGAGTTCCATGGACACAAAGGTGAGGTCTTGGATCTCTCATGGTCCAGTCACAAT CTTCTGCTGTCATCATCGGTTGATCAAACGGTTTGTTTGTGGAGAGTTGGGAGCGATCAATGCATTAAAGTCTTTCCACACAGCAACTATG ATAATCAGTTTCAACTGGAAGCTTCTGTTTGCTTAAATAGTAAAAAGAAGTGGGCTTGCAAGAGGATAATTGGCTTTCAG TTCTGTCCACAAGATGCAAGCAAAGTAATGGTCACATGTGCGGATTCCCATGTCAGAATTCTTCATGGGATCAACGTGATAGGCAAATACAAGG GCCAAAGAAACGGTGGGAACCAGGTATGTGCATCGTTCACGTCAGATGGGAAACACATAGTGTCAGCATGTGAAGACTCAAACATATATATATGGAAGTGTAATAATGAAAAGGAAGACCAGGAAAAGACAGTTAGGTCCTTTGAGTCTTTCTCGAGTGATGCATCAGTTGTGTTACCATGGTGTGGTCTGAAAGAAAATGGTTGGAACTTGCAAGATGGTTCATTTTCACCCGGTTACTTCTCTCTTGGTCCAGAGTCCATTAATCAAAAGGGGTCCGCCACCTGGCCTGAAGAAAAGCTTCCAGCCTCCAATTCTCCATTGTGTAAATCCCAATACAATTTTTTCAAATCATGTTGGCGGAGGTCGGCTGGATGTCATTTGTGGGGTCTGGTTATTGTAACCGCAGGGTGGGATGGACATATCAGATCGTTCCTCAACTATGGGTTGCCAGTAACGCTTTAA
- the LOC110869228 gene encoding WD repeat-containing protein 44 isoform X3: MLASNPDQQQDYPFFDALSHHDSLYNAFHYHLWLTTPTSVKHRKKHFLKFMMNLTLQHHHHENQSDDQRIIESSSSDAVLRDDEDEISSLNSDDAAASRDNFICNQQGCKQIEDSSSPLLQKLVHRQIKVAGTMPTTLLNKLKTQCLTRLRSMACLVDPQRTRFHDDFRDAARTRVQRVKVRQYKKQLKELSAVFIGQDIQAHQGSILTMKFSQDARYLATSGEDGVVRIWRVVEDDRSNDTDIPDMDPSCIYFTVNPLSEISPLVAEKHKLSMLKTLRKTSDSACVIVPPKVFRILEKPVHEFHGHKGEVLDLSWSSHNLLLSSSVDQTVCLWRVGSDQCIKVFPHSNYVTCVQFNPVDDTYFISGSIDGKVRIWSIGSSQVVDWTDIREIITAVTYNPDGKGGIIGSVTGCCRFFSLSDNQFQLEASVCLNSKKKWACKRIIGFQFCPQDASKVMVTCADSHVRILHGINVIGKYKARPKKRWEPGMCIVHVRWETHSVSM; encoded by the exons ATGCTTGCCTCTAACCCAGACCAACAACAAGATTATCCTTTTTTTGATGCTTTATCTCACCATGATTCCCTCTATAACGCTTTCCATTACCATCTTTGGCTTACCACTCCCACAAGCGTTAAACATCGAAAGAAACACTTTCTTAAATTCATGATGAATTTAACCttacaacatcatcatcatgaaAACCAATCAGATGATCAGAGGATTATAGAATCATCCAGTAGTGATGCTGTCTTGagagatgatgaagatgaaatCTCCTCTCTTAATTCTGATGATGCTGCTGCATCAAGGGACAATTTCATTTGTAATCAACAGGGATGTAAACAGATTGAAGATTCATCTTCTCCACTGCTTCAGAAACTTGTACACAGACAAATCAAGGTTGCTGGCACTATGCCTACAACCCTCCTCAACAAACTCAAAACTCAATGCTTGACTCGATTACGCTCTATGGCATGTCTTGTCGACCCTCAACGAACAAGATTTCATGATGATTTTAGGGACGCTGCTAGAACCAGGGTTCAACGGGTCAAGGTCCGCCAATATAAGAAACAGCTCAAGGAACTCTCTGCTGTTTTCATTGGACAAGATATCCAAGCTCATCAAGGTTCCATTTTGACCATGAAATTTAGTCAAGACGCCCGATATCTTGCTACTTCTGGAGAAGATGGGGTTGTCAGGATTTGGCGAGTTGTGGAAGATGATAGATCCAATGATACTGACATTCCAGATATGGATCCTTCTTGCATATACTTTACGGTTAATCCTCTTTCTGAAATTTCGCCTTTGGTGGCTGAAAAACACAAGTTGAGTATGCTGAAAACACTAAGAAAAACATCGGATTCGGCTTGTGTGATTGTTCCTCCAAAGGTGTTTCGGATACTGGAGAAGCCTGTTCATGAGTTCCATGGACACAAAGGTGAGGTCTTGGATCTCTCATGGTCCAGTCACAAT CTTCTGCTGTCATCATCGGTTGATCAAACGGTTTGTTTGTGGAGAGTTGGGAGCGATCAATGCATTAAAGTCTTTCCACACAGCAACTATG TGACATGTGTTCAGTTCAACCCTGTGGATGATACTTATTTCATAAGTGGGTCAATTGATGGGAAGGTTCGTATATGGTCTATTGGGTCTTCCCAGGTTGTTGATTGGACAGACATACGAGAAATAATCACTGCTGTCACTTACAATCCTGATGGAAAG GGTGGAATTATTGGATCGGTGACAGGCTGCTGCCGGTTTTTCAGTTTGTCAG ATAATCAGTTTCAACTGGAAGCTTCTGTTTGCTTAAATAGTAAAAAGAAGTGGGCTTGCAAGAGGATAATTGGCTTTCAG TTCTGTCCACAAGATGCAAGCAAAGTAATGGTCACATGTGCGGATTCCCATGTCAGAATTCTTCATGGGATCAACGTGATAGGCAAATACAAGG CTAGGCCAAAGAAACGGTGGGAACCAGGTATGTGCATCGTTCACGTCAGATGGGAAACACATAGTGTCAGCATGTGA